Proteins co-encoded in one Nicotiana sylvestris chromosome 7, ASM39365v2, whole genome shotgun sequence genomic window:
- the LOC138874124 gene encoding uncharacterized mitochondrial protein AtMg00810-like, which translates to MKDLEDLKYFLGIEFSRSQKGILMCQRKYALELVSELGLAGEKPVCTLLEFNHKLTSIEFDQEASKNASEDILLEDKGIYQILIGKLLYLTIIRPGIAFVVQLLCQYTHAPKVSHMEVAKRVVRYIKSTPGLGLFVPTDSCNQLVAYCDFDWGTCVESKRLVSGYVVKFGGALISWKSKK; encoded by the coding sequence ATGAAGGATTTGGAAGATTTGAAATATTTTCTAGGAATTGAATTCTCAAGATCACAAAAGGGTATTTTGATGTGTCAGAGGAAGTATGCCTTGGAACTGGTTTCTGAACTTGGTCTAGCGGGTGAAAAACCAGTTTGTACACTCCTTGAATTCAATCATAAACTCACTTCTATTGAGTTTGATCAAGAAGCAAGCAAAAATGCATCTGAAGATATACTACTTGAAGATAAAGGCATCTATCAAATATTGATAGGTAAATTATTGTACCTAACCATAATAAGGCCAGGCATAGCCTTTGTAGTGCAGCTGCTCTGTCAATATACGCATGCACCCAAAGTCTCTCATATGGAAGTTGCAAAGAGAGTGGTAAGGTACATTAAGTCTACACCAGGACTTGGGCTTTTTGTGCCTACAGATAGCTGCAATCAACTTGTAGCATATTGTGATTTTGATTGGGGAACATGTGTGGAGTCTAAAAGATTAGTTTCTGGATATGTGGTTAAGTTTGGTGGTGCACTCATTTCATGGAAATCAAAAAAATAA
- the LOC138874123 gene encoding uncharacterized protein produces MSVHEDVTDLQLATMNAAQLVHQVDHHHPLSLKIVLHGKNKLGFVLGTCKKSNYDASIHELWDRCNAIVLAWIMNNASPNLLSVVIYASDAYTVWEDLREIFDKVNASRVAYLHKEIATLTQGVSSVFVYFSQLGELWDEYKNSISFSVYVIMNLNLSSCGCPESKKHVECKGHIGENCFKLHGYPTDFKAKKGGGNFTAQFNNGRNYGSQPSEAQNNALGSSTLSFPTQFFTPEQYQQILQMLNKGKDVELVANSATTYLCPFCTVCPIVKQPRLPFHHSSSCSTSVFDLVHADVWALKNFLAMVTNQFRTSIKCLITDTGTEFMNDQVTTLLQNIGILHQSSSVYTPQQNGAIERRHRLPTALLQGKTHFEALYQKVPSTNILEYLGAYVIPLKYRRDVVFKEDIFPFKNMKFGVPYLFPVLEFTDFSPTYKDAQQLSSNYITHIIQSYPLTHVSDDPSASVPAEILIDYSTPPTATCSYPISQYVAYNQLSFDYQASLAAYSAIAEPNSFSEASVDPKWVEAMQAEISALEENNT; encoded by the exons ATGTCGGTTCATGAAGATGTCACTGATCTTCAGCTTGCAACGATGAATGCAGCTCAATTAGTACATCAAGTGGATCATCATCATCCCTT GTCATTGAAAATCGTATTGCATGGCAAAAACAAGTTAGGATTTGTTCTAGGCACCTGCAAAAAGAGCAACTATGATGCTAGTATTCATGAACTTTGGGATAGATGTAATGCGATAGTGCTTGCATGGATTATGAATAATGCATCTCCTAATTTGCTTAGTGTTGTAATCTATGCATCAGATGCCTATACTGTTTGGGAAGATCTTAGGGAGATATTTGACAAAGTTAATGCTTCTAGGGTAGCCTATCTGCATAAAGAAATAGCTACATTAACACAAGGAGTATCCTCTGTATTTGTTTACTTTTCTCAACTAGGAGAACTGTGGGATGAGTATAAAAACTCTATTAGTTTCTCAGTTTATGTTATCATGAATCTCAACTTATCATCTTGTGGTTGTCCTGAATCTAAGAAACATGTTGA GTGCAAAGGACATATCGGGGAGAATTGCTTCAAACTGCATGGATATCCAACTGACTTCAAAGCCAAGAAGGGAGGAGGAAACTTCACTGCTCAGttcaacaatggaagaaattaTGGGAGTCAACCTTCAGAAGCTCAAAATAATGCCTTGGGAAGCTCTACTCTCAGTTTTCCAACTCAATTCTTTACTCCAGAACAATACCAGCAGATATTGCAGATGTTGAACAAAGGCAAGGATGTTGAACTTGTAGCTAATTCAGCAACTACATATCTTTGTCCTTTTTG TACTGTATGTCCCATTGTAAAACAACCCAGACTTCCTTTTCATCATAGCTCTTCATGTTCTACTTCTGTCTTTGATCTTGTGCATgcagatgtttggg CATTGAAAAATTTCCTGGCAATGGTCACAAATCAGTTCAGGACCTCTATTAAATGTCTTATAACAGATACTGGCACTGAATTTATGAATGACCAAGTGACCACCTTATTGCAAAATATTGGAATTCTTCATCAAAGTTCCTCTGTGTACACTCCTCAACAGAATGGAGCTATTGAGAGAAGGCACAG GCTACCTACTGCTCTTCTTCAAGGAAAGACACATTTTGAGGCATTGTATCAGAAAGTTCCTTCTACCAACATCTTAGAGTATTTGGGAGCTTATGTTATTCCACTAAAGTACAGAAG AGATGTTGTGTTCAAAGAAGATATCTTTCCttttaagaatatgaagtttggTGTTCCTTATTTGTTCCCTGTTCTTGAGTTCACAGACTTCTCTCCCACCTATAAGGATGCTCAACAATTGTCTTCTAACTACATCACTCATATCATTCAATCATATCCTCTTACACATGTTAGTGATGATCCCTCAGCATCTGTGCCTGCAGAGATTCTCATTGATTATTCAACTCCTCCTACA GCAACTTGCTCATATCCAATCTCACAATATGTAGCTTATAATCAactttcttttgattatcaagcCTCTTTAGCAGCTTATtctgccattgctgaacctaaTTCCTTCAGTGAAGCTAGTGTTGATcctaagtgggtggaagctatGCAAGCTGAGATCTCAGCTTTGGAAGAAAATAACACTTAG
- the LOC138874122 gene encoding uncharacterized protein, which translates to MKRENLDKQFSKFLDILKQLYINIPFTDALTQMPSYAKFLKEILSSKRKLKDVSVVNLTEKCSAILQNKLPQKLGDPGSFTIPYTVGGAHFEKALCDSGASINLMHFPIFRKLEFGKMKDTGVSLQLADQSTKRPKGIIENVLIRVDKFVFPVDFILLEMEENIEVPLILGRPFLATGRAIIDVHQGQFILRVDEERVIFYMQKMMKFPGNEPSSSCFQIDLLDDLVEEYKDNQLINDSLERCLARSGTISDDNTVIREQAEILEKESENEKVS; encoded by the coding sequence atgaaaagagaaaatcttgaCAAACAATTTTCAAAGTTTCTAGATATTTTGAAGCAACTTTACATTAACATACCTTTCACAGATGCTTTGACGCAAATGCCTTCATATGCTAAATTTCTCAAAGAAATTttgtcaagtaaaagaaaattgaaagatgTTTCAGTGGTTAACCTTACAGAAAAATGTAGtgctatacttcaaaataaacTCCCCCAGAAACTTGGTGATCCAGGAAGTTTTACAATTCCTTATACCGTAGGAGGTGCTCACTTTGAAAAGGCATTATGTGATTCAGGTGCTTCAATAAATCTAATGCATTTTCCAATTTTCAGGAAATTAGAATTTGGTAAAATGAAAGATACTGGAGTGTCTCTTCAATTAGCTGATCAAAGTACTAAAAGGCCCAAAGGAATAATTGAAAATGTCCTCATTAGAGTAGATAAATTTGTATTCCCAGTAGATTTTATATTActtgaaatggaagaaaatattGAGGTACCACTAATTTTAGGTAGACCATTTCTCGCAACAGGAAGAGCGATCATTGATGTTCATCAAGGACAATTCATATTGCGAGTTGATGAGGAGAGAGTAATTTTTTATATGCAGAAAATGATGAAATTTCCTGGGAATGAGCCATCATCATCTTGTTTTCAAATTGACTTACTAGATGACCTTGTAGAGGAATACAAAGATAATCAGTTAATTAATGATTCATTGGAGAGATGTTTGGCTAGGTCAGGTACCATAAGTGATGATAACACTGTAATTAGAGAACAAGCTGAAATACTAGAAAAAGAGTCAGAAAATGAGAAAGTCTCATAA